The sequence below is a genomic window from Bacillota bacterium.
GAATAATATAATAAATTTAAAGGTCATACGGTTTTGGGATGAAATTTTTCCCGATAATAAGGAGTGGGTAGAAGAATTTACAGAAAGGTACAAAAGAGAAATTAATTTGCCGTTTGAGATATGGATCCACCCTCTTAAAATCAGTTACGATTTAATAAAAAAACTTGTAGATGCAGGTCTATATAAAGCAGTAATGGGAATTCAAAGCGGTTCGCCCCGTATAAGGAAAGAAATATTCGGAAGGTATGAATTGCAAGAGGATATAATAAATGCAAGTAAAATATTATCTGATTGCAGGGTGCCGCGGGTTATTTATGATTTTATACTCAGGCACCCCTTTGAGACAGAAGAGGATATTATAAAATCTTTTGAGCTGTGTATGAAGCTGCATCCTCCTTTTGAATTACAACTTCATGCACTGAATTTTTTCCCAGGGACTGATATAGTTGAAAAAGCAATTAAACTTAATGTAATAGACAGAAATGAACTAGAGAAAATCATGTATGCTCCGATAAAGGAACAGTATAAAGCTTATTGGGGAGTTAATGACAATGATATTATGATAAACTTCTGGTATTCACTTATATATATGACTCAATTTAAAACTATAAGACCCCTGATAAGCTTTTTATCAAAGCATGTCCAGTCATTAAATAAAAAATTCACCTTTCTTATTGAATTATCAATAAAGTTACAAAAGTACCTAGTCCCCATTGCCAGGATGAAAGATTATTATAAAAAAATATATCTAATCCTACGTATCGGTTATTAAACAGAAATTATTCGGATCTTGTCCAAAAATACCGGATATACTGAGAATTGTAGCCGATATGATTATGAATATTGGCTTAGAGCGGCACCTGTGATATTATGATATTATATTTCAAATATGTTTTGGAGGTGTATTCAAGTATGGATAATATACTTAAGGACAATATACCTGAAGTATTTCATGATATATGGGAA
It includes:
- a CDS encoding radical SAM protein, with amino-acid sequence NNIINLKVIRFWDEIFPDNKEWVEEFTERYKREINLPFEIWIHPLKISYDLIKKLVDAGLYKAVMGIQSGSPRIRKEIFGRYELQEDIINASKILSDCRVPRVIYDFILRHPFETEEDIIKSFELCMKLHPPFELQLHALNFFPGTDIVEKAIKLNVIDRNELEKIMYAPIKEQYKAYWGVNDNDIMINFWYSLIYMTQFKTIRPLISFLSKHVQSLNKKFTFLIELSIKLQKYLVPIARMKDYYKKIYLILRIGY